A region of Oceaniferula marina DNA encodes the following proteins:
- the ppdK gene encoding pyruvate, phosphate dikinase, which yields MPKAPRKNAKKAAKKTAKKAVSKTAKNAKRKPAAKKAARKPAAKKVAKKAAKKVTKKVAKKATKKATKKVAKKKAAPKAAKKATKKKAAPKAAKKATRKPAKKATRKTAARRTKKVKNVYFFGGGKADGDGSQKNLLGGKGANLAEMNRIGLPVPAGLTITTEVCTYYYDNAKKYPATLDAEIDANIAKIEKVMGKKFGDLENPLLLSVRSGARESMPGMMDTILNLGINDQVVEALSEKTGNPKFAWDSYRRFLQMYGSVVMGVEAEEGEHHDPYEVILDKAKSNAQVEIDSELSEADLRWVVAEFKQLIKDRSGKDFPEDPREQLMGSVNAVFNSWNNDRAKVYRQKYGIPAEWGTAVNVQAMVFGNTGPESGTGVAFTRDPATGENVFYGEYLIDAQGEDVVAGVRTPKPIANMSKDLPESHKELLEIRKVLEAHFKDVQDIEFTIEEGKLWMLQTRNGKRTGFAAVNIALDMVKEKLITQETAILRIPAEDLSHLLAPIFDAAAEKKATNVGAGLPAGPGAASGQIYFTAEAAVEAAEKGQKVILTRQETSPEDLRGMIAAEGILTTRGGASSHAALVARQMGKVCVCGAHTMDIDYDAKTLTGNGVVLKEGDFLSLNGFVGNVYAGEIESSPSQVIQGLIENKAAAKKSATYTKFVQLMKWADRLRKLDIRTNSDTPDQVKTAVKFGAQGIGLTRTEHMFFEGDRIDAVREMILADSDEGKAKALKKLLPYQKKDFTGIFKALEGRPATIRLLDPPLHEFIGTMTHQQIDELAGKLGVESSFIHSRINALHEENPMLGHRGCRLGIVYPEITKMQATAILEAAVEVKKKGTKVAPEIMVPLVSYAKEFELQKEVIDAAAAEVREKHGLKKNQLRYTVGTMMEIPRACLTADAVAETAEFFSFGTNDLTQTCLGLSRDDSSSFLPAYQEAEVVDTNPFASLDQTGVGQLVETGVAKGRSTNEKLKIGICGEHGGDPESVKFFHRTGLNYVSCSPFRIPVAKLAAAQAVLEERGMARGEVS from the coding sequence ATGCCTAAAGCACCACGCAAGAACGCTAAGAAGGCGGCTAAAAAGACAGCTAAGAAAGCTGTCAGCAAGACCGCTAAGAATGCCAAACGTAAACCAGCCGCCAAGAAGGCTGCTCGTAAGCCCGCAGCTAAAAAAGTAGCCAAGAAGGCTGCCAAGAAGGTTACAAAGAAAGTAGCTAAAAAAGCTACGAAGAAAGCTACTAAGAAAGTCGCCAAAAAGAAAGCCGCTCCTAAAGCAGCCAAGAAGGCCACGAAAAAGAAAGCCGCTCCTAAAGCTGCTAAGAAAGCAACTCGCAAGCCAGCCAAGAAAGCGACACGTAAGACCGCCGCTCGCCGGACCAAAAAAGTGAAAAATGTTTACTTCTTCGGTGGCGGAAAAGCTGACGGGGATGGATCCCAGAAAAACCTTCTCGGAGGTAAGGGCGCCAACCTGGCCGAGATGAACCGCATCGGACTTCCTGTTCCTGCCGGTTTGACTATCACCACAGAGGTTTGCACGTATTACTACGATAACGCGAAGAAATACCCTGCGACTCTTGATGCCGAGATCGATGCCAACATTGCCAAGATTGAAAAAGTCATGGGCAAGAAGTTTGGTGATCTTGAAAACCCACTTCTCCTTTCTGTTCGTTCCGGTGCTCGTGAGTCGATGCCCGGCATGATGGACACCATTCTTAACCTTGGTATCAACGACCAGGTTGTGGAAGCCCTCTCTGAGAAAACCGGCAACCCTAAATTTGCATGGGACAGCTACCGCCGTTTCCTCCAGATGTATGGTTCTGTTGTGATGGGTGTGGAAGCCGAAGAAGGTGAGCACCACGACCCATACGAAGTGATCCTGGACAAAGCCAAGTCCAACGCACAGGTCGAAATCGATTCCGAACTGAGCGAAGCCGACCTCCGTTGGGTGGTTGCCGAGTTCAAGCAGTTGATCAAGGACCGTAGTGGCAAGGACTTCCCTGAAGATCCTCGCGAGCAGCTCATGGGATCCGTGAATGCTGTGTTCAACTCATGGAACAACGACCGCGCCAAGGTTTACCGTCAGAAGTATGGTATCCCGGCTGAGTGGGGCACCGCTGTGAACGTTCAGGCCATGGTCTTTGGTAACACAGGTCCTGAGTCTGGAACTGGTGTTGCCTTTACCCGTGACCCTGCCACAGGTGAAAACGTCTTCTACGGTGAGTATCTCATCGACGCCCAGGGCGAGGACGTGGTTGCTGGAGTTCGTACTCCCAAGCCTATTGCCAATATGTCCAAAGATCTTCCTGAGTCCCACAAGGAGCTTCTCGAAATCCGCAAGGTGCTTGAGGCTCACTTCAAGGACGTTCAGGACATCGAGTTCACCATCGAAGAAGGAAAACTCTGGATGCTGCAAACCCGTAATGGTAAGCGCACCGGATTTGCCGCGGTTAACATCGCCCTCGACATGGTGAAGGAAAAACTCATCACCCAGGAAACTGCGATTCTGCGCATTCCTGCAGAAGACTTGAGCCACTTGCTTGCTCCTATCTTTGACGCTGCTGCTGAGAAGAAGGCCACCAACGTGGGCGCCGGTCTTCCTGCTGGCCCTGGTGCTGCATCCGGACAAATCTACTTCACTGCTGAAGCTGCTGTTGAAGCTGCTGAAAAAGGTCAGAAGGTGATCCTTACCCGTCAGGAGACCTCTCCTGAGGACTTGCGTGGAATGATTGCTGCGGAAGGTATCCTCACCACACGTGGTGGAGCTTCCTCACACGCTGCTCTTGTTGCCCGCCAGATGGGTAAAGTTTGTGTTTGCGGTGCTCACACCATGGACATCGACTACGATGCCAAGACGCTGACCGGAAACGGTGTTGTTCTCAAGGAGGGTGATTTCCTTTCCCTGAACGGCTTTGTCGGTAACGTCTACGCCGGTGAAATCGAATCTTCACCATCCCAGGTGATTCAAGGTTTGATCGAGAACAAGGCAGCTGCTAAGAAGAGCGCGACTTACACCAAGTTTGTGCAGCTCATGAAGTGGGCTGACCGCCTTCGTAAGCTCGATATCCGCACCAACTCCGACACTCCGGATCAGGTGAAGACCGCCGTTAAGTTCGGCGCACAGGGAATCGGACTTACCCGCACAGAGCACATGTTCTTCGAAGGTGACCGTATCGATGCCGTTCGTGAGATGATCCTTGCGGACTCTGACGAAGGTAAGGCAAAGGCGCTGAAGAAACTTCTTCCATACCAGAAGAAAGACTTCACCGGTATCTTCAAAGCTCTTGAAGGCCGCCCTGCTACGATCCGTCTTCTGGACCCACCATTGCACGAGTTCATCGGCACCATGACTCATCAGCAGATTGATGAGCTGGCCGGTAAGCTTGGCGTTGAGTCATCCTTCATCCACAGCCGTATCAACGCACTCCACGAAGAGAACCCAATGCTGGGTCACCGTGGTTGCCGTCTTGGAATCGTTTATCCTGAAATCACCAAGATGCAGGCTACCGCGATCCTTGAAGCTGCTGTTGAAGTGAAGAAGAAGGGCACCAAGGTGGCTCCTGAAATCATGGTTCCTCTCGTCAGTTACGCGAAGGAGTTCGAACTTCAGAAAGAAGTCATCGACGCCGCCGCAGCTGAGGTGCGTGAGAAGCACGGTCTCAAGAAGAACCAGCTTCGTTACACCGTTGGCACCATGATGGAGATTCCTCGCGCATGTTTGACCGCTGATGCAGTGGCCGAAACCGCTGAGTTCTTCAGCTTCGGAACCAACGACCTCACCCAGACCTGCCTTGGTCTGAGCCGTGACGACTCCAGCTCATTCCTTCCTGCCTACCAGGAAGCTGAGGTGGTTGACACCAACCCGTTCGCAAGCCTCGACCAGACAGGTGTTGGTCAGCTCGTTGAGACCGGTGTTGCCAAAGGTCGTAGCACCAACGAAAAGCTTAAGATCGGTATCTGTGGTGAACACGGTGGTGATCCTGAGTCTGTGAAGTTCTTCCACCGCACTGGTTTGAACTACGTTTCCTGCTCACCGTTCCGTATCCCGGTCGCTAAGCTTGCAGCTGCTCAGGCAGTGCTTGAAGAGCGCGGTATGGCCCGTGGTGAAGTCAGCTAA
- a CDS encoding AEC family transporter — translation MNMFVWSGMQESLLVFGAALPVYLIVAVGPVLRRTGALTPDMDRGVMNMAVHLFFPCLILDKLLGAEVLRNVGVVAESMAVGFFLILAATLLCWFFGPLLGLKKGSGRRTFAVAGGLQNYGYIAIPLVAYLFPGNNSMAVLFVHNLGVEFAMWTIGLMLLSGSPKPSPKVFLKGPIIAVVVGLCLVLSGGDRYVPDVISRAMSMLGACAVPISLLLVGTVMYDLFGKLEFDWKVGLGGVVVRLGLLTAMFLCVAKYLPMSLELQQVLVVQAALPSAMFPIVLSRHYGGRTDVAITVVISTTLVSLVTMPIAISLGKAWLGI, via the coding sequence ATGAATATGTTTGTTTGGTCGGGCATGCAGGAGAGCCTATTGGTATTTGGCGCCGCTTTACCGGTGTATTTGATCGTTGCTGTGGGGCCGGTTTTGCGGCGGACTGGCGCCTTAACCCCCGATATGGATCGGGGGGTGATGAATATGGCGGTGCATCTGTTTTTCCCCTGTTTGATTCTTGATAAGCTCCTTGGCGCTGAAGTGTTGCGCAATGTCGGAGTGGTTGCCGAATCGATGGCGGTCGGCTTTTTTCTGATTCTAGCGGCCACCTTGCTCTGTTGGTTTTTCGGGCCGCTTTTGGGTCTGAAAAAGGGAAGCGGGAGACGCACCTTCGCTGTTGCAGGTGGATTGCAAAATTACGGTTACATTGCCATTCCTTTGGTTGCGTACCTTTTCCCGGGTAACAACTCCATGGCGGTGCTGTTTGTTCACAACCTGGGAGTGGAGTTTGCGATGTGGACGATCGGCCTGATGCTGCTATCCGGTAGTCCGAAGCCATCGCCGAAGGTTTTTCTCAAAGGCCCGATCATTGCCGTGGTCGTTGGCTTGTGCTTGGTTTTGAGCGGGGGAGATCGATATGTTCCCGATGTGATAAGTCGGGCGATGTCGATGCTCGGAGCTTGCGCCGTTCCTATTTCTCTCTTGCTTGTCGGAACGGTGATGTATGACCTGTTTGGTAAGCTGGAGTTCGATTGGAAGGTGGGCTTGGGCGGAGTCGTGGTTCGGCTCGGATTATTGACCGCCATGTTTTTGTGTGTTGCCAAGTACTTACCGATGTCGCTGGAGCTGCAGCAGGTGCTGGTCGTGCAGGCCGCGCTACCCTCGGCAATGTTCCCCATCGTGTTGTCACGACATTACGGGGGGAGGACAGACGTTGCGATTACGGTGGTGATCTCCACAACCTTGGTCAGTCTGGTGACCATGCCGATTGCGATCAGTCTTGGGAAAGCCTGGCTGGGGATTTAA
- a CDS encoding LapA family protein, with protein sequence MDAKKIKLIVSAVVVLLLGVIVFQNYQEVTVQVLMASITMPLAILLLLTFAIGLTLGWLFKLFRASPRK encoded by the coding sequence ATGGACGCCAAAAAGATCAAACTCATCGTTTCAGCGGTCGTCGTTCTTCTGCTCGGAGTGATCGTTTTCCAAAACTATCAGGAAGTGACCGTCCAGGTGCTCATGGCTAGCATCACCATGCCCCTGGCGATCCTTCTCTTGCTCACCTTCGCGATCGGCCTGACCCTTGGCTGGCTGTTCAAACTCTTCCGCGCTTCACCCCGCAAATAG
- a CDS encoding sulfatase family protein, producing MKRTLLTLAAASLCALTANAASKPNIIFILADDMGVGDVSHTTGKAATPHLDRLATEGMRFTDAHTSSSVCSPTRYGILTGRYNWRSWLKSAVIWSPDKRGPMIQQDRPTVASFLKQHGYHTALVGKWHLGLQWHYLEKARKPEHSGKHKKAGQGWDIDYSKKVEGGPTALGFDQSFFIAGSLDMAPYVYLKDDKALSIPTHVKAFNRPGAGAADFEANQCLKDFARESVNYIQERAKDADKPFFLYLPLTSPHTPIVPSADWKGKSPIGKYGDFVMETDWVVGEVLKALDETKTADNTLIVFTTDNGCSPAANIGNLIKQGHYPNGKLRGHKADIYEGGHNVPFIVRWPGKAKAGSTSQRTICTTDFFATAADAIKQTKSIPATAAEDSFSFLPTLTGQQQTSRPFTIHHSINGSFAIRQGKWKLCLCPGSGGWSAPRPGKARKDPNAPAVQLFDLDADPAETTNVQDKHPEVVQSLAKSLRQAIDQGRTTPGEPQNNDTPVPAFPTKVIQQLPALKN from the coding sequence ATGAAACGAACACTTCTCACACTCGCTGCGGCCAGCCTCTGCGCACTAACAGCAAACGCGGCAAGCAAACCCAACATCATTTTCATTCTCGCTGATGATATGGGGGTCGGCGATGTCTCCCACACCACAGGCAAAGCGGCCACCCCCCACCTCGATCGCCTCGCAACCGAAGGCATGCGCTTCACCGATGCCCACACCTCGTCCTCGGTTTGCTCCCCCACGCGTTACGGCATTCTCACCGGGCGCTACAACTGGCGTTCCTGGTTGAAGTCAGCCGTCATCTGGTCACCAGACAAGCGAGGACCGATGATCCAACAAGACCGCCCAACGGTCGCATCGTTTCTCAAACAGCACGGGTACCACACCGCTTTGGTTGGCAAATGGCACCTCGGACTTCAATGGCATTACCTCGAGAAAGCACGCAAACCTGAACATTCGGGCAAACATAAAAAGGCAGGCCAAGGCTGGGACATCGACTACAGCAAAAAAGTTGAGGGAGGCCCGACCGCCCTCGGTTTTGATCAGTCTTTTTTCATCGCCGGCTCACTGGACATGGCACCTTATGTCTATCTCAAAGACGATAAAGCGCTTTCCATTCCAACCCACGTCAAAGCCTTCAACCGCCCCGGTGCTGGAGCTGCCGATTTTGAAGCCAACCAATGCCTCAAAGACTTCGCACGGGAGTCCGTCAACTACATTCAAGAGCGAGCCAAGGATGCCGACAAACCGTTCTTCCTCTACCTGCCACTGACCAGCCCCCACACCCCCATCGTGCCCTCCGCCGACTGGAAAGGTAAATCACCCATTGGCAAGTACGGTGATTTTGTCATGGAAACCGACTGGGTAGTCGGCGAAGTCCTCAAAGCTCTGGATGAAACAAAAACCGCTGATAACACCCTGATTGTGTTCACCACCGACAACGGTTGTTCCCCAGCCGCGAACATCGGCAATTTAATCAAACAGGGGCACTACCCGAACGGAAAACTACGTGGCCATAAAGCCGACATCTACGAAGGCGGACACAATGTTCCCTTTATCGTCCGCTGGCCAGGAAAAGCCAAAGCCGGCAGCACCAGCCAACGCACGATCTGCACCACGGATTTCTTCGCTACCGCTGCCGACGCCATCAAACAAACAAAGAGCATCCCAGCCACCGCAGCGGAAGATTCCTTTTCTTTCCTTCCTACACTCACCGGCCAGCAACAAACGTCGAGACCCTTCACCATTCACCACTCAATCAATGGGTCCTTTGCCATCCGCCAAGGAAAATGGAAACTCTGCCTCTGCCCGGGATCAGGAGGGTGGTCGGCGCCACGCCCCGGCAAGGCCCGCAAAGATCCAAACGCTCCGGCCGTGCAACTCTTCGATCTTGATGCCGACCCTGCGGAAACCACCAATGTGCAAGACAAACACCCGGAAGTGGTTCAGTCCCTTGCCAAGTCTCTGCGCCAGGCCATCGACCAAGGGAGAACAACTCCCGGAGAACCCCAAAACAACGACACCCCGGTCCCGGCATTCCCCACAAAGGTCATCCAACAACTCCCCGCGCTGAAAAACTAA
- a CDS encoding sulfatase, whose translation MKKSKRSSIKLISALVCIIPFSVMAAKQEKPNIVVFLIDDLGWADLGCYGSTFHETPRLDKLAQSGVRYTRSYSANPVCSPTRAALMTGKAPQRLGITQWIHQPSDLHLPAEETTLGEAFQTAGYATGYIGKWHLGEKDDQLPSSNGFNYMQCVNRAGQPASYFFPYKRKNKRGNYWDVPDLEKGKEGDYLTDATTDKALEFIEANKDKPFLLYFAHYTVHTPIQAPAKLVEKYKNKREKLYGESKTERLKDRYNTVSRGRQDNPAYAAMVESLDTNVGRVIDTLESLKLTDNTIIVFTSDNGGHCHLKGSPGATSNLPLRSGKGWTYEGGTRIPTIISWPGNIQAASSDTPTISMDLYPTLLDLAGLPLKPKQHLDGQSMKSDLLGKTAPSLSKRALYWTYPHKHGSGHKPSHAIQKNNWKLIHFDADNTNELYKIDQDLGEKNDVSGKNPEKVKALLKELNTWIKSTTP comes from the coding sequence ATGAAAAAATCAAAACGCTCCAGCATCAAGCTCATCAGCGCCCTTGTCTGCATCATTCCATTCAGTGTCATGGCAGCCAAACAGGAAAAACCCAACATCGTGGTCTTCCTTATCGACGACCTTGGCTGGGCGGATCTCGGCTGCTACGGCTCCACCTTCCACGAAACCCCACGACTCGACAAACTTGCCCAGTCCGGTGTGCGCTATACCCGCTCCTACTCAGCCAACCCCGTTTGTTCCCCCACCCGAGCGGCCTTAATGACCGGCAAAGCCCCACAGCGGCTTGGGATCACCCAGTGGATCCACCAACCATCGGACCTCCACTTACCTGCGGAAGAAACCACCCTGGGAGAAGCCTTCCAGACCGCCGGATACGCCACCGGCTACATCGGCAAATGGCACCTCGGTGAAAAAGACGACCAACTACCGAGCTCAAACGGATTCAACTACATGCAGTGTGTCAACCGCGCCGGCCAACCCGCCAGCTACTTCTTCCCCTATAAACGTAAAAACAAACGTGGCAACTACTGGGATGTTCCGGATTTGGAAAAGGGCAAGGAGGGTGACTACCTGACCGACGCCACCACCGACAAAGCCTTGGAATTCATCGAAGCCAACAAAGACAAACCATTCCTCCTCTATTTTGCCCACTACACAGTGCACACCCCGATCCAAGCACCGGCCAAACTCGTCGAAAAATATAAAAACAAACGAGAAAAACTCTACGGCGAAAGCAAAACCGAACGCCTCAAAGACCGCTACAACACAGTATCGCGGGGACGACAAGACAACCCGGCCTACGCTGCCATGGTCGAAAGCCTCGACACCAACGTGGGCCGCGTCATCGACACCCTCGAATCCCTCAAGCTGACGGATAACACGATCATCGTTTTCACTTCTGACAACGGAGGTCACTGCCACCTCAAAGGATCACCAGGAGCAACCAGCAACCTGCCACTTCGATCCGGCAAAGGCTGGACCTACGAAGGCGGAACACGCATCCCCACCATCATTTCCTGGCCAGGGAACATCCAAGCCGCAAGCTCCGACACCCCGACGATTTCCATGGACCTCTACCCCACCCTACTGGACCTCGCCGGCCTCCCACTCAAACCCAAACAGCACCTCGACGGACAGTCGATGAAGTCCGACCTGCTCGGGAAAACCGCCCCCTCACTCAGCAAGCGAGCACTCTACTGGACCTACCCACACAAGCACGGGTCAGGCCATAAACCATCCCACGCCATCCAGAAAAACAACTGGAAGTTGATCCACTTCGACGCAGACAACACCAACGAGCTCTATAAGATCGACCAGGATCTCGGTGAGAAAAACGACGTCTCCGGCAAAAACCCGGAAAAAGTGAAGGCCCTGCTCAAGGAGCTCAATACCTGGATCAAATCCACCACCCCGTAA
- a CDS encoding Dabb family protein, whose amino-acid sequence MEHHVYFWLKEERKNEADRVVFEKGLADLFGIDEVAGGMWGSPAETPERPVTDKSFDYALSMEFDSIANHDTYQEHPDHDVFVDAFKDWWEKVLVMDVG is encoded by the coding sequence ATGGAGCATCATGTATACTTTTGGTTGAAAGAAGAGCGTAAGAACGAAGCGGACCGGGTTGTGTTTGAAAAAGGCCTGGCTGATTTGTTTGGCATCGATGAGGTGGCTGGTGGAATGTGGGGAAGCCCTGCGGAAACCCCCGAGCGCCCGGTTACGGATAAGAGCTTTGATTATGCCTTATCGATGGAGTTCGATTCGATCGCAAATCACGATACCTATCAAGAGCATCCAGATCACGATGTGTTTGTCGATGCCTTCAAAGACTGGTGGGAAAAGGTGCTGGTCATGGATGTCGGTTAG
- a CDS encoding murein L,D-transpeptidase family protein has product MKPTRFHHSRVCSLRLILSIIMMSTTLTSHAQTAAARKIPPSTLTRGEYANGRLREQDAIRRATPILKQRLASKKLALGAPVFIRIFKESRKLEVWLQDPTEKKFKHFKTWKIAAMSGQLGPKTKEGDRQAPEGFYFVPRSRMKPDSRFHLAFNLGYPNPYDRVHRRTGNFLMVHGNRVSLGCFAMTDPGIEEIYTLCASALRNGQPFFRVHSFPFRMTPERMEQAKASPHFAFWENLKQGYDWFETHGTPPDVQVRNNVYQFSAASE; this is encoded by the coding sequence GTGAAACCAACACGCTTCCATCACAGCCGGGTCTGCAGCCTCCGACTCATCCTGTCGATCATCATGATGTCCACCACCCTGACCAGCCACGCCCAGACCGCAGCGGCACGGAAGATTCCGCCAAGCACCCTCACCCGTGGTGAATACGCCAATGGCCGGCTGAGGGAGCAAGATGCCATTCGTCGGGCCACCCCCATCCTCAAGCAAAGGCTAGCATCGAAAAAGCTGGCATTAGGGGCCCCGGTATTCATCCGGATCTTCAAGGAAAGCCGGAAACTTGAAGTCTGGCTACAGGATCCCACTGAGAAGAAATTCAAACACTTCAAAACTTGGAAGATCGCTGCCATGTCCGGCCAACTTGGCCCCAAAACCAAAGAAGGTGACCGCCAGGCACCCGAGGGATTTTATTTTGTCCCCCGCTCCCGGATGAAACCGGACAGCCGATTTCATCTGGCATTCAATCTGGGCTACCCGAACCCATACGACCGCGTCCACCGCCGGACCGGCAACTTTCTCATGGTCCACGGTAACCGGGTATCCCTCGGCTGTTTTGCCATGACCGACCCGGGGATCGAAGAAATCTACACGCTCTGCGCCAGCGCCCTACGAAACGGGCAGCCCTTTTTCCGAGTGCATAGCTTTCCCTTCCGGATGACTCCGGAACGCATGGAACAAGCAAAGGCATCCCCCCACTTCGCATTTTGGGAAAACCTCAAACAAGGGTACGACTGGTTCGAAACCCACGGCACGCCTCCGGACGTCCAGGTTCGAAACAACGTCTACCAATTCTCAGCTGCCTCTGAGTGA